The following coding sequences lie in one Miscanthus floridulus cultivar M001 chromosome 9, ASM1932011v1, whole genome shotgun sequence genomic window:
- the LOC136483107 gene encoding putative pentatricopeptide repeat-containing protein At5g37570: protein MHSLDLRATRALFESLHPKNELQLFVKLLADDGVMPNEYTYDSVLRACVRLGALDFGRSVHGCLIRCGFRSEQLITSALVDLYCTSDALDDALLVYNDLDRPSLITSNTLIAGLISIGRTEDAKMVFSQVPEQDSGSYNLMIKAYAMEGKLEHCRRMFEKMPRRNMVSLNSMMSVLLQNGRLHSQ, encoded by the exons ATGCATAGCTTGGACCTCCGTGCAACTCGCGCTCTCTTTGAGTCTCTGCACCCAAAGAACGAGCTGCAGCTGTTTGTGAAGTTATTGGCTGATGATGGTGTCATGCCGAATGAGTACACTTATGACAGTGTTTTGAGGGCATGTGTGAGGCTGGGAGCATTGGATTTTGGGCGATCCGTTCATGGATGTTTGATCAGATGTGGGTTTCGGTCTGAGCAGTTAATCACTAGTGCTCTTGTTGATCTTTACTGCACTTCTGATGCTTTGGATGATGCACTGCTGGTCTATAATGACTTGGATAGGCCATCCTTGATCACATCCAATACACTGATTGCAGGACTTATATCCATTGGTAGGACAGAGGATGCTAAGATGGTATTCTCACAGGTGCCAGAGCAAGACTCAGGTTCCTACAATCTGATGATTAAAGCATACGCTATGGAGGGAAAGCTTGAACATTGCCGAAGGATGTTTGAGAAGATGCCTCGGAGAAACATGGTGTCCTTAAACTCCATGATGTCGGTATTGCTCCAGAACGGAAG GTTACATTCACAATGA